GAAGTCGTCGTCCGTCCAGACGATACGATCGTGGGCGGCCGCCTCCATCCCCGCCGCGATGGCGTTCGCCTTCCCGGAACAGCCCTCGGGCTCGGCGGCGAGGACGATCCGGACGCCGTCCGGCGTCGTCCCGCGGCGGTCCGCGACCGGGTCGTCGTCGGTGTCACAGAGGACAAGCAGTTCGTCCCGCGCGCCGAGTTGGCCGGCCACCTCGTCGCAGGCGCCGGTCCAGCGCACGGTCGGGAGGAGGACGGATATCGGCGGGCGATCCTGGTCCGTGGCAGTCACGTCGACCGATTCGGGCGGGGGGTTGATAAGTGTCGGTCGGCGGCGCGGCGTGCTCGCCCGAGAGAGTCACCGACACCGTCGCGCGCCGAGGTCGCGGCGGTCGACCACTCGGCGAGTGTCGGGGTCGAATTCGACGACGGAGAGCGTCACCGACGACGCCGCGCCGGCGGGCCCTGTCGCGCGATCACAGAGGTGCGCGAGGGTCGCGTCGACGCGCTCGGCGTCGGCCGTCGCGAGCAGCGAGACGTGCTTCCGCCAGCGAGCGGTGGGGTAGCCCCGAGCGTCGGAGGGGGGCCGGTCCGCCGCGACCGCGTCGCCGTACAGCGCGTCGATCCGGTCGCCGTCCGCGGTCGTCGCCGTCGCGAGGACGCGGGCGTCGGTCGACGGCGGCTCCGGCGCGAACATGTCCCAGTCGCTTTCGGCCGGGTCCGACACCGCCGCGACCGGCTCCGGCGCGTCGACGAGCCCGAGCCCCGTGGCCGTCCACGCGAGCAGCGCGACGAGGAGGACCGCGGCGACGGCGTCGAGGACCCGGCCGCGAGTCGCTCGGTCCGGGAGCGCTTTTAAACCGGGGCGGGCCGCGGCCGTGGCGCCGACCGCCGACGCGAGCCCGCGCTCGGCCGTCGACCGACACCGCTCGATGGCCGGCGCCGCCGCCGCTTCGATCCGGTCCCAGACGGGGGGCGGGAAGAACGCCACCAGCGCGGTCGCCGACACCAGCGGGAAGACGCCGATCTGCAGCGCGGGCGCCATCGACAGGTGAGCGGCGACGAGGGCGCCGGCGAGCGTCGTCCGAACGCGCCCGGTGGCCGCGACGAGCAGCGGGGAGGCGAGGAGGAGCGCGAGCCAGCCGTAGGTGGCGGCCGTAAGCAGCGCCGGGCTCTTGGGGACGAGCCCCCCGAGCGGGCCGTGGAGGTACGTGAGCCGGAAGACGGTCCCGACCGCCTCGCCCGCGGGCCACGCCTCGCCGCGGAGCTTCACGACCGCGTTCGAGACGTAGACGACGAGGACGACGATCAGGAGCAGGGCCGACCGAGGGCCGGCGAACCGGCGCGCCTCCGGGTTCCTCGCGGTCGTCGACCGGGCGTTCCGGACCGCGTCGACCGACCACCGAGCGCCGAGCGGACACAGCAGGCCCACCCCGAGCAGCTGCCAGAAGAGCGTGTCGCCGGCGTTGAGCACGAACGGGTTCCGCGCCTGCAGCGACGCCAGGAGGACGAACGAGACGGCGGCCGCGACCCGCGTCCGATAGCCGACCGCGAGCGCGACGGCGGCGACCGCGGCGAGGAGGAACAGCGCGGCGACAGCCCACGGCTCGCCCGAGCGCGCGTACAGCGAGGCTCCCGCGAGCGGGTACGACTCGACGAGCAGCGCGCGCGGGAGGACGCCGGCGTCGGTATAAAAGGCGGTCAGGTTCCGGGAGCGCAGCGCGAGGTCGACGAGGAGGAGGACGCCGAGCGCGATCCGGACGACGGCGAGCGCGCGCACGTCGATTCCGAGGCGGCGTCGGACCGCGGCACCGAGCGCGGGTGAGCGTCCGCGCGAACCGTCGGCCGCGCCCGCCGACGCCGACGCTGTCGGGGGTCGCGCGTCGTCGTCGTCGTCGTCTCGGCGGTCGGTCACGTGGTGACGACTCTCCGAGCGGCGTGCATACCTCTTTCGGGGACCGACGCGGTCGAGGGGCCCGCTTTCCGCGCGCTTATCCGGGCGCCGCGACACGTCGGCGTATGCGCGTCATCGCTCACGGCGGCGCCGGCGGGCGCCCGGACGAACCGAAGGCCAGGCGGGCGACGCTCGACGAAGCGACCCGGTGCGGCGTCGACGCCGACACGCCCCTCGACGCGGTCGAGGCGGCGCTCGGCGTGCTCGAATCGGACCCGCGGTTCAACGCCGGCGTCGGCGGCGCGGTCCAGACCGACGGGGTCGTCCGCACGGACGCCGGCGTGATGACGGCCGACCGCGAGGTCGGGGCGGCCTGCTCGATGCCCGGCGTGGAACACGCGGCCAGCGTCGCGCGCGTGGTTCACGCGGAGACGCCGCACGTCCTCGTTTCCGGTTCCCACGCCGTCGCCCTCGCCGACGAGTTCGGGATCGAAACCGGGGTCGACCTCCTCACCGACGAGAAGCGGGAGCGATACGAGCAAGCGGACCCGCCGGATGGCGGGCCGCGGGCGCACCTCGACTGGCTCGCGACGCGGTTCGGGTCGGGCGGCGATCAGGCGGGCGGGCGCTCGGAGCGCGACGCGCCCGATCACGACACGGTCGGCGCGGTCGCGACCGACGGCGAGACGTTCGCCGCGGCGACGTCGACGGGCGGTCGCTCGTTCGCGCTCGCTGGGCGCGTCGGCGACGTGCCGCAGGTTGGCTCGGGCTTCTTCTGTACCGAGGCGGGCGGCGCGAGCGCGACGGGCGCCGGCGAGGACATCGCCCGCGTGACGCTCTCGCGGCGGGCCGTGGGACACCTCGAAGACGGGCTGGACGCGCAGGCGGCGGCCGAGCGAGCCATCGACGAGTTCGAGGAGATCACCGGATCGGGCGCCGGCGTCATCGTTCTCGGAGCGGACGAGGCCGGGGGCGCGTTCAACACCGACGCGATGCAGACGAGTATCGCTTATAAGTAATCGGCGGCGCGGCGGCGGTTATTGATACGCAGCTCCGCTCGGGGCACGCCGGGCCGCCCCGACGCCCGCGGAGCCGAGGATACAAACCCGCCGGCCGCCTTGCCCGCGTATGGTTACGTTCCTCGCCGGCGGGACGGGAACGCCGAAACTCCTCGACGGGGCGACCCGCGTGTGGGACCCCTCGGAGATCGCGGTCGTCGCCAACACGGGCGACGACGTCGAACTCGGCGGCCACCTCGTCTGCCCCGACGTCGACACCGTGCTGTTCGCCGGCGGCGGCGTCCTCGACCGCGACCTGTGGTGGGGGATCGAAGGCGACACGACGGCGACCCACGACGAACTCCGGCGGCTCGCGGACGCGGTCGACGCCGAAACCGGTCCCCGGTACCTCGACGACGAGGCGCAGACCGCGGGACGCGAGATCGCTCGCTGGCGGCGCTTCTCTGGCGTCGGCGAGTTCATGGAGATCGGCGACCGCGACCGCGCGGTCCACGTCACGCGGACGAGCCTCCTCGACGAGGGGCGCACGCTGACCGAGGCGATCCGGACGCTCGCGGCCGCGTTCGACCTCGACGTCGACCTCCTCCCGATGTCCGACGACCCGGTCGCGACGCTGATACACACGACGGACGGCGACACGATGCACTTCCAGGAGTTCTGGGTCGCCCACCGGGCCGAACCGGCGGTCGCCGACGTCGAGTTCCGGGGCGCCGAGGCCGCGACGCCGACCCCGGCGGTCGAGGCCGCGCTCGACGCGCCCGTCGTGATCGGCCCCTCGAACCCCGTGACGAGCATCGGCCCGCTGCTGGCGCTGCCGGGCGTCGAGGCGGCGCTGTCGGCGACCCCCGTCGTCGCCGTCTCGCCGTTCGTGGGCGACGAGGTGTTCTCCGGGCCCGCCGCCGACCTCATGGCCGGCGTCGGTCGCGACCCCTCGACCGCGGGCGTCGCCGAGGCGTACCCGTTCGCCGACGCATTCGTCCTCGACGACGACGATCCGACCGCCCTCCCCGACCGCCACGTCGAACGCACCGACACGCGTATCGACGACGCCGACGACGCCGAGCGCGTCGCGCTGGCGTGCGAGCGCGCGCTGGCCGCGGTGACGGGCTCCGACGCGGGGGTGACGGAGTGACCCCGACCGAGGGGGCGGAGCCGGCCCCGTTCCTCGTCG
This genomic window from Halorubrum sp. PV6 contains:
- a CDS encoding HTTM domain-containing protein encodes the protein MTDRRDDDDDDARPPTASASAGAADGSRGRSPALGAAVRRRLGIDVRALAVVRIALGVLLLVDLALRSRNLTAFYTDAGVLPRALLVESYPLAGASLYARSGEPWAVAALFLLAAVAAVALAVGYRTRVAAAVSFVLLASLQARNPFVLNAGDTLFWQLLGVGLLCPLGARWSVDAVRNARSTTARNPEARRFAGPRSALLLIVVLVVYVSNAVVKLRGEAWPAGEAVGTVFRLTYLHGPLGGLVPKSPALLTAATYGWLALLLASPLLVAATGRVRTTLAGALVAAHLSMAPALQIGVFPLVSATALVAFFPPPVWDRIEAAAAPAIERCRSTAERGLASAVGATAAARPGLKALPDRATRGRVLDAVAAVLLVALLAWTATGLGLVDAPEPVAAVSDPAESDWDMFAPEPPSTDARVLATATTADGDRIDALYGDAVAADRPPSDARGYPTARWRKHVSLLATADAERVDATLAHLCDRATGPAGAASSVTLSVVEFDPDTRRVVDRRDLGARRCR
- a CDS encoding isoaspartyl peptidase/L-asparaginase, with amino-acid sequence MRVIAHGGAGGRPDEPKARRATLDEATRCGVDADTPLDAVEAALGVLESDPRFNAGVGGAVQTDGVVRTDAGVMTADREVGAACSMPGVEHAASVARVVHAETPHVLVSGSHAVALADEFGIETGVDLLTDEKRERYEQADPPDGGPRAHLDWLATRFGSGGDQAGGRSERDAPDHDTVGAVATDGETFAAATSTGGRSFALAGRVGDVPQVGSGFFCTEAGGASATGAGEDIARVTLSRRAVGHLEDGLDAQAAAERAIDEFEEITGSGAGVIVLGADEAGGAFNTDAMQTSIAYK
- the cofD gene encoding 2-phospho-L-lactate transferase, which produces MVTFLAGGTGTPKLLDGATRVWDPSEIAVVANTGDDVELGGHLVCPDVDTVLFAGGGVLDRDLWWGIEGDTTATHDELRRLADAVDAETGPRYLDDEAQTAGREIARWRRFSGVGEFMEIGDRDRAVHVTRTSLLDEGRTLTEAIRTLAAAFDLDVDLLPMSDDPVATLIHTTDGDTMHFQEFWVAHRAEPAVADVEFRGAEAATPTPAVEAALDAPVVIGPSNPVTSIGPLLALPGVEAALSATPVVAVSPFVGDEVFSGPAADLMAGVGRDPSTAGVAEAYPFADAFVLDDDDPTALPDRHVERTDTRIDDADDAERVALACERALAAVTGSDAGVTE